The Candidatus Sulfotelmatobacter sp. genomic sequence CAGCGCGGTCACGTTGACCTCGGCGGTACGCACGCGCGGCTCGGGTTCCGAGAACGCGCCCTTCTCGGCGTACTCGGCCAACAGCCGCTTCGTGTTGTCCTTCGACTCTTGCACGTTCGGCTGGTCGAATGCGTCGATGCCGAGCACCGAGCCGGCCGCGGCGGTCGCGATCTCCCACAGGTAGAACTGCTCGCCGACGTCGAGCGCGTCGTGCATGACCAGCCGGATCACCGGATGCCCCGCCGCTTCGAGCTCGTCGACGCGCGCCACCGCGGCCTCGTCGCCCGCCAAGCCCGCGCCGACGTAGACGAAGACGCGGTCGTTGCCGTAGGCGCGCACTTCGCCGAGCGGCTCGCCCTCGATCGGGACGATCCCGGTCCCCGACTTGCCGGTCGACTCCGCGATGAGCTGCTCGGCCCACGCGCCGAACGCGTGCACCGTCGGGTGCGTGAGGATGGTCAGCTTGTCGCGGCCGTTCTTGGCCAGCGCGCCGATGGCGGCGCCGAACCGCACGCCCGGCGCGTCCTGCACGACGACCGTCTGCGCGTTGGCCGTCATCGCGTTGATCGCGCGGTCGAGGATCGCGCCGACGTCGTAGCCCGCCAGCGCCGCCGGCACCATCCCGAAGAACGAGAGCGCGGAGTAGCGCCCGCCGATGTCGGGGTCGTTGACGAAGACGCGCAGGAACCCCGTGTCGCGCGCTTCCTTGTCGAGCTTGGTGCCGGGATCGGTGATGGCGATGAAGTGGTCGGCGGCGTTGCTGCTCCCGACCGTCTGCTGCACGCGCTGGAAGAAGTAGCGGAAGAACGCGTCCGGCTCGGTCGTCGTCCCCGACTTGGAGGCGACGATGAACAGGCTCTTGGCGATGTCCAGGCTCTGGTCCAGCGCCTGGATCTGCTGCGTGTCGGTCGAGTCGAGCACGTGCAGCTGCGGATAGCCCGGCGTGCGGCCGAAGGTCGCGCGCAGGATGTCGGGCGCCAGCGAGCTGCCGCCCATGCCAAGCACGACGACGTGGTCGAAGCGCTTCGCGCAGGCCTGCGCGAAGTCGCGCAGCTCGCCGCTCTGTGCGTGCGTCTGCTGCGCGATGCGCACCCAGCCCAGCGCGTGCTCGATGATCGCGACGTGCTCGGGCGCGGTCGACCACGGCGCCGGGTCGTCGCTCCAGAGCGCGTGCAGGAAGTCGATGGCGGCCAGCTTGTCGAGCGCGTTCTCCGCCGCGCCGGCGTATTCGCCCAGCGCCAGCTGGACCTTGGGCCGCGCGTCGCCGCGCAGGTGGTCGAGCTTGGCCGAGATCGCGGTCAGCATCGCTTGGAACGAGTCCGCGAACGACTTGACGCCCTCGCTGACCAGCTCTTCGGTGACGTCGTAGAGCGAGATCTGCGCCTCGGCCAGCGCCTCGATCGTCGCGCGGGCGCGATCGACGTCGGCCAGCACGGTGTCGGCGCGCACGTGGCCGTGATCGAGGATCGCGTCGAGCGTCGCCGGCGGCACGGTGTTGACGGTGTCCTTGCCGATCAGCGGCTCGACGTACATCAGGTCGGGGTAGGCCGGGTTCTTGGTCGAGGTCGAGGCCCACAGCGGGCGCTGGACGTGCGCGCCCTTGGCGCGCAGCGCCGCGAAGCGCTCGCCGCCGAACAGCTTGAGGAAGCGCTGATAGGCCAGCTTCGTGTTGGCGATGGCGGCCTGCCCGAGCAAGAACTCGAGGTTTTCGCCGCGGTCGATCTTCGCTTGCAGCTTCTTGTCGATCGCGGTGTCGATGCGCGAGACGAAGAACGAGGCGACCGACGCGATCCGCTCGATCGACTCGCCTTTGGCGGCGCGGTCTTCGAGCCCGGCGATGTACGCTTCGGCGGCGTCCTCGTAACGGTCGACCGAGAACAGCAGCGTCACGTTGACGTTGATGCCGGCCGCGATGGTGGCACGGATCGCCGGGACGCCGGCGGGGGTGCCCGGGATCTTGATCATCACGTTCGGGCGGTCGACGGTTTTCCACAGCCGTGCGGCCGCGGCGATCGTGCCCTCGGTGTCGTTGGCGAGCGTCGGCGAGACTTCGAGCGAGACGTAGCCGTCGAGGCCCTGCGTCTCGTCGTAGACGGGGCGGAACAGATCGCACGAGCTGCGGATGTCGCGCACCGCCAGCGCTTCGAAGAC encodes the following:
- a CDS encoding bifunctional transaldolase/phosoglucose isomerase; the encoded protein is MGTQLRELAAVGQSIWLDNIRRSMFAGGDLQKLIDQGLRGMTSNPTIFEKAIGSGTDYDEQLRTLLDEHDPVVVFEALAVRDIRSSCDLFRPVYDETQGLDGYVSLEVSPTLANDTEGTIAAAARLWKTVDRPNVMIKIPGTPAGVPAIRATIAAGINVNVTLLFSVDRYEDAAEAYIAGLEDRAAKGESIERIASVASFFVSRIDTAIDKKLQAKIDRGENLEFLLGQAAIANTKLAYQRFLKLFGGERFAALRAKGAHVQRPLWASTSTKNPAYPDLMYVEPLIGKDTVNTVPPATLDAILDHGHVRADTVLADVDRARATIEALAEAQISLYDVTEELVSEGVKSFADSFQAMLTAISAKLDHLRGDARPKVQLALGEYAGAAENALDKLAAIDFLHALWSDDPAPWSTAPEHVAIIEHALGWVRIAQQTHAQSGELRDFAQACAKRFDHVVVLGMGGSSLAPDILRATFGRTPGYPQLHVLDSTDTQQIQALDQSLDIAKSLFIVASKSGTTTEPDAFFRYFFQRVQQTVGSSNAADHFIAITDPGTKLDKEARDTGFLRVFVNDPDIGGRYSALSFFGMVPAALAGYDVGAILDRAINAMTANAQTVVVQDAPGVRFGAAIGALAKNGRDKLTILTHPTVHAFGAWAEQLIAESTGKSGTGIVPIEGEPLGEVRAYGNDRVFVYVGAGLAGDEAAVARVDELEAAGHPVIRLVMHDALDVGEQFYLWEIATAAAGSVLGIDAFDQPNVQESKDNTKRLLAEYAEKGAFSEPEPRVRTAEVNVTALAGSHGTALGNDLQSAVNAIAEQIASGDYVAFNAYVPMNAATEALLTRIRTTVRDARKVATTVGFGPRFLHSTGQLHKGGSNEGVFFQITYDAPFDIPIPGMVGFRTLQRAQALGDFESLDKRNRRGARFHFPGDARKGLEALASALESAVSAKA